A single region of the Amphiprion ocellaris isolate individual 3 ecotype Okinawa chromosome 4, ASM2253959v1, whole genome shotgun sequence genome encodes:
- the c4h6orf120 gene encoding UPF0669 protein C6orf120 homolog: MMLSCSTLVVALLLSQATSFLNPSEDDGVPEEWVLLHVVQGHIGAGNYSYLRLNHDGRIILHMQSLKGDADLYVSDKTLHPSFDTYKLQSATCGHDVVVVPGDFTRPVGIGIYGHPSHQESEFEMRVFYDQTVPQDPFDKGSYSSEDEHKGKKSTQTAEDFEEEESIIWTILIGILKIILEILV, from the coding sequence ATGatgctgagctgcagcacgCTGGTCGTCGCCCTCTTGCTGTCCCAGGCCACAAGCTTCCTGAACCCCTCGGAGGACGACGGTGTCCCTGAAGAGTGGGTGCTGCTTCATGTGGTTCAGGGCCACATCGGGGCTGGAAACTATAGCTACCTGCGCCTCAATCACGATGGGAGAATCATCTTGCACATGCAAAGCCTCAAAGGAGACGCAGACCTGTACGTGTCGGATAAAACCCTGCATCCGAGCTTCGACACGTACAAGCTGCAGTCGGCCACGTGCGGCCATGACGTGGTGGTGGTGCCGGGAGACTTCACGAGACCAGTGGGCATCGGCATTTATGGCCACCCATCTCATCAAGAGAGCGAGTTTGAAATGCGAGTTTTTTATGATCAGACGGTGCCTCAGGACCCGTTTGATAAGGGCTCATACTCTTCAGAAGATGAACATAAGGGAAAGAAATCCACTCAGACAGCCGAGGACTTTGAGGAGGAAGAGTCAATCATTTGGACTATACTGATTGGTATTTTGAAGATTATACTTGAGATTCTAGTATAA
- the mrpl21 gene encoding 39S ribosomal protein L21, mitochondrial, protein MAVSRGLPGLWRTCSLLFPRHPLLFPGTTRTQSSVSGDLLPRTSLSRPPWAEQTSLVLAEEEQSRHAAVVSAVNQRISRQDFGRLFAVVQFAGRQWKVTDEDLILIENHIEADCGERIRMEKVLLVGAEEFTLVGRPLLGKELVRVEATVIEKTESWPKVHMRFWKRHRFQRKKIIIQPQTVLRINSIELAPRLT, encoded by the coding sequence ATGGCGGTGAGCAGAGGGCTTCCAGGACTGTGGAGGACATGCAGCTTGTTGTTTCCCAGACACCCTCTTTTGTTCCCCGGCACCACCCGAACACAGAGCTCTGTTAGCGGGGACCTGTTGCCGCGGACCTCGCTGTCCAGGCCTCCGTGGGCGGAGCAGACGAGCCTGGTCCTGGCGGAGGAGGAGCAGAGCCGACACGCCGCGGTGGTGAGCGCCGTGAACCAGCGGATCAGCCGGCAGGACTTCGGCCGGCTGTTTGCGGTGGTGCAGTTCGCCGGCCGTCAGTGGAAGGTCACCGACGAAGACCTGATCCTGATCGAGAACCACATCGAGGCAGATTGCGGGGAGCGGATCCGGATGGAGAAGGTGCTGCTGGTCGGGGCGGAGGAGTTCACCCTGGTCGGCAGGCCTCTGCTGGGGAAGGAGCTGGTCAGAGTCGAGGCCACCGTGATCGAAAAGACCGAGTCCTGGCCCAAAGTACACATGCGGTTCTGGAAGAGGCACCGGTTCCAGCGTAAGAAGATCATCATCCAGCCGCAGACAGTCCTGCGGATCAACAGCATCGAGCTGGCACCCAGACTCACATGA
- the LOC118470712 gene encoding uncharacterized protein LOC118470712 isoform X2, with amino-acid sequence MHQCEDREEGVLPSKRSLCGEHENQSKAQSPEQQNTHSAGPGPGSGPGPGSSSVSMKSDWSMDPPPVFRRSADGRIQQQRPDCPEPSCLSFKSDQSKNDFTEFKDICPSADQITCCCSLLT; translated from the exons aTGCATCAgtgtgaggacagagaggagggagtccTTCCCTCTAAAAGATCTCTGTGTGGGGAACATGAGAACCAGAGCAAAGCTCAGAG CCCAGAGCAACAGAACACACACTCTGCTGGACCTGGACCCGGATCTGGTCCTGGGCCTGGATCCAGCTCTGTGTCCATGAAGAGTGACTGGTCAATGGATCCTCCTCCTGTATTCAGACGATCTGCAGATGGAAG GATCCAGCAGCAGAGACCAGACTGTCCTGAACCCAGCTGTCTGTCCTTCAAGAGTGACCAGTCAAAGAACGATTTCACTGAATTTAAAGACATCTGTCCATCTGCTGATCAGAT aacttgctgctgcagtttgctgACGTAA
- the LOC118470712 gene encoding protein NLRC3-like isoform X1, protein MVTEVRGFTDPQKEEYFRKRSRDEEQASSIISHMKKSRSLRIMCHIPVFCWITATVLEKLLRTREGGDLPRTLTEMYIHHLVVQAKVKKVKYDGGAETDPHWSADSRRMIESLGKLAFEQLQKGNLIFYESDLTECGISMRAASVYSGVFTQTFKEERGLYQDKVFCFVHVSVQEFLAALHVHPTFINSRINLLKEQQTTSHWTELFQSYSIVFYQRAVDEALQSPNGHLDLFLRILLGLSLPTNQNLL, encoded by the coding sequence atggtgacggaggtcagagggttcaccgacccacagaaggaggagtacttcaggaagagatccagagatgaggagcaggCCAGCAGCATCATCTCCCACATGAAGAAGTCACGAAGCCTCCGCATCATGTGCCAcatcccagtgttctgctggatcactgctacagttctggagaagctgctgagaaccagagagggaggagatctgCCCAGAACCCTGACTGAGATGTACATCCACCACCTGGTGGTTCAGGCCAAAGTCAAGAAGGTCAAgtatgatggaggagctgagacGGATCCACACTGGAGTgcagacagcaggaggatgatTGAGTCTCTGGGAAAACTGGCTTTTGAGCAGCTGCAGAAAGGAAACCTGATCTTCTATGAGTCTGACCTGACAGAGTGTGGCATCAGCATGAGAGCAGCCTCAGTGTACTCAGGAGTGTTCACACAGACCTTTAAAGAGGAGAGAGGGTTGTACCAGGACAAGGTGTTCTGCTTCGTCCATGTGAGCgttcaggagtttctggctgctcttCATGTCCATCCAACCTTCATCAACTCTAGAATCAACCTGctgaaagaacaacaaacaacatccCATTGGACTGAACTGTTCCAAAGTTATTCAATAGTTTTCTACCAGAGAGCTGTGGATGAAGCCTTACAGAGTCCAAACGGACACCTGGACTTGTTCCTGCGCATCCTCCTTGGTCTGTCACTGCCAACTAATCAGAATCTCCTATGA